The nucleotide window CCCGCAATGCTGCATTGGATAAAAGCTTGCCGCGACCTATATATATACTGGGAATGATTGTCCATAACAAGCATGTTACCGATGCATTTGAAGAAGAAGGCATCATCACTCTGGACGGAAACAACCGTAAGGAGATCCTCGAAAAAGTTGAGGGCGGGACAGTTATTTTCACTGCGCATGGAATCTCCCCTGAGGTCAGGGAGCTTGCCAGGAAAAAAGGGCTGGTATCGATTGATGCTACATGTCCGGATGTCACGAACACCCATAACCTGATTCGCGATAAGGAAAAAGAAGGCTGCGAAGTCATTTACATTGGCAAAAAAGGGCATCCAGAGCCAGAGGGTGCCGTTGGCGTTGCTCCCGGAATCGTCCATCTTGTAGAAACAGAAGCTGATGTGGAAGCATTGAATTTACATGCTGAGAAATTGATTGTTACCAATCAAACAACCATGAGCCAGTGGGACGTTGCCGAGATTATGGAAAAAGTAAAAGAAAAGTATCCACACGCAGAGGTGCACAGAGAAATCTGCATGGCAACACAGGTACGGCAGGAGGCCGTGGCAGAGCAGGCGAAAGAAGCGGATGTCCTGATTGTCGTGGGTGATCCAAAGAGCAATAACTCCAACCGCCTTGCCCAGGTATCACAAGAAATCGCCAGTACTAAAGCCTATCGGATTGCCGATATTACCGAACTTGAAATTGATTGGATCAAGGATGCCGAAACAGTAGCCGTCACTTCCGGCGCATCGACTCCGACACCAATCACAAAAGAAGTCATCACTTTCCTTGAACAGTTTGACCAGGAAAACGAAGCAACCTGGGTAAAAGAGAAAAAGGTGCCACTCTCTAAAATTCTGCCGAAGGTTAAGAAAACCGAAGCAAGTGTATAAGATGAAAGCAGCCCGAAAGAATTCGGGCTGCTTTTTTGGTACGAGAGGCTACTGCTTCCGACTTCCATTCTGGATTTGGGTTAGCTCCTAGTTCTGCAAAAGATGCATTAGATAAAAGTAAAAGGGTCAGTGTCAATTTCTGAAGCCAAGAACTGGACATCATACCCTTTTTCCTTACAGAGCCTTTCCATGACGCTGGCGGTTCCTTTTTTCATGATTTTTTCAACATTATGTCCGGGATCAATCATGTTCAAGCCGTCCATCAGTGCGTCATGTGCAGTGTGATAATAGATATCGCCTGTTATGTACACATCAGCTCCCCGGAACTTTGCCTGAGTGAAGTACTTATTCCCGTCACCGCCAAGGACAGCTGCTTTTTTCACTTTAGCATTCAAGTCCCCGACTACTCGCACTTTGTTGACACCAAGCGCTTCCTTCACAAAGTTTGCATAATCTCCCAGGGTTGTCTCCTCGACTTTTCCGATTCTGCCCAGTCCAAGCTGTTCTCCGCTATTCTCCAGTCTATATACATCATAGGCGACCTCTTCATAAGGGTGCGCTTTGATCATAGCCTGGATTACCTTCTTTTCGATACTCTGCGGAAAAACCGTTTCAATCCGGACTTCATTAACTGCTTCAAGCTTTCCCTGTTCGCCGATATGAGGGTTCGTGTTTTCCCCGGGCAGGAATCGTCCCTTTCCTGAGGCTGTGAAGGAACAATGTCTATAATCACCGATCGCCCCTGCCCCTGCATTTCCTAATGCCTCACGGATTTGCTCTGCATTTTCCTCAGGTACAAAAACAACCAGTTTTTTCAGCTGGTCTTCATAAGTCGGAACCAGTACCTGGGGATCCTTAAGGCCAAGTGCCTCCGCAAGCAGGTCATTCACTCCGCCTTTTGCGACATCAAGATTTGTATGTGCAGCATAAACCGCGATGTCATGTTTGATCAGCCTGGCAATCATTCTGCCTGCCGGTGTGTCCGTCGCGATTTTTTTCAATGGCCGGAAAATCGGCGGGTGGTGGGCAATGATTAACTGAACATTCTTTGTGATCGCCTCTTCTACCACTTCCTCTGTAACATCGAGAGCGATCAGGACATTTTCAACCGGCTGGTTCAATGCCCCAATTTGCAGGCCAATCTTGTCGCCTTCCATCGCGAAGGCTTTGGGTGAAAATTGTTCGAAAAGCTGGATCACTTCATGCCCATTTACTTTTTTCACTGGAACGCCTCCTCTGCCATTTTAAGTTTCTTCTCTAATTCCCTCTTCTTGCTTTCTGTTTCTTCATTTTGTACAGCTTCATCCAGCTGCTTTAATATCCGCTGCCAATTTTTTATCTCTGCGTTCCATTTTTCCATGAATATTGCAGATTTTTCCCTCAATAAAATTGGGCCAAACAGAATGCCATTTTCGAGATTGAAGCCCTGATATGCTTTTAATGGTTCGCCTTTTTCGGCAACAAGGATTTCGTAGATCTTTCCATCTTCTTTCAGGATTTCTTCTTCTACAAGCTCCCATCCGTTGTCAATCAGCCACCTGCGCACTGCAAAGCTTCCCACATTTGGCTGTAACACCAGCCTGGTGACTCCTTCGAGCTTCGATTTCCCTTTTTCCAAAATAGATGAGATCAATGTTCCGCCCATGCCGGCAATCGTAATGCAATCCACTTCTCCTGGATCAATCACTTCGAGTCCGTCACCCTTACGGACGGTGATCCAGTCTGTTAGATTTTCCTCTCGAACCTGCTCAAGGGCAGATTGGAACGGTCCATTGGCGACCTCTCCTGCAATGGCCTTCGGAACGGCCCCCTTTTTAACTACATAACAAGGAAGATAGGCATGATCGGAGCCGATATCGGCAAGCCTGGCACCTTGCGGAATATTGTTTGCAACGGCATTCAGCCGGTCTGAGAGCTTTTCAGCATTCATAAAAGTCACCTACTAAATCATATTTTACTTTTATAAGTATATGAAAACCGCCCGCCCCTTGTCCAATCATCGAAAAAAGCTGACGGCAGAGAACTGGATTGCGGACTATTTAAAATAGTAAAGGCCCTCTGCAAAAAGCAAAGAGCCTTTAAAAAATTACTTCAATTCTTTTACGATCCATTCAGCCATTTGTTCTTCCTTGCCTGCAGCCATTCCAGGAGGCATGTTGCCTTTACCATTTGTCAGAATGTCTTTGATTTCGTCTTTGGAGTACTTGCTGCCTACACCTTTTAGCGCGGGACCAGATACACCTTCATACTGGTTGCCGTGGCAGCCTGCACAAGTTTGCTGGTAAAACTCCTCTGGGTTCACTTCAGCAGTTTCTTCGGTCTTTCCGCCGCCTTCTTTTTCCTTCGTAAGATCCTTAGCGTCACCAAGACCTTTGAAAGAAAGCAGGAACATCAAGCCGATCCCCATTACCATGATCAATACAAACGGGATAATTGGATTACGATTCATCATATACCCTCCTTTATGTACAACATCAACTAAATAATGATTTCACACAGATATTATTTTACTTGAAAAACGTTTACAGGGAAAGTAAAAAAGCAAACTTTGTCACACATGTTCACAATTTAGACAAAAAACTCCATCAATTGATGAAGTTTTGATGATTAAGGCATATTTAGGTTTCCCTTTTAGCAGCCAATTAATCTTGCAATCACCATTCTTTGGACTTCAGATGTTCCTTCGCCAATCTCCAGCAATTTCGCATCCCGCATATAGCGCTCGACCTCATACTCCCGCATATATCCGTATCCACCATGAATCTGTACAGCCTGGTCAGCAACT belongs to Mesobacillus sp. AQ2 and includes:
- a CDS encoding 4-hydroxy-3-methylbut-2-enyl diphosphate reductase, giving the protein MNVIKISPRGYCYGVVDAMVIARNAALDKSLPRPIYILGMIVHNKHVTDAFEEEGIITLDGNNRKEILEKVEGGTVIFTAHGISPEVRELARKKGLVSIDATCPDVTNTHNLIRDKEKEGCEVIYIGKKGHPEPEGAVGVAPGIVHLVETEADVEALNLHAEKLIVTNQTTMSQWDVAEIMEKVKEKYPHAEVHREICMATQVRQEAVAEQAKEADVLIVVGDPKSNNSNRLAQVSQEIASTKAYRIADITELEIDWIKDAETVAVTSGASTPTPITKEVITFLEQFDQENEATWVKEKKVPLSKILPKVKKTEASV
- the cccA gene encoding cytochrome c550 gives rise to the protein MNRNPIIPFVLIMVMGIGLMFLLSFKGLGDAKDLTKEKEGGGKTEETAEVNPEEFYQQTCAGCHGNQYEGVSGPALKGVGSKYSKDEIKDILTNGKGNMPPGMAAGKEEQMAEWIVKELK
- a CDS encoding Nif3-like dinuclear metal center hexameric protein yields the protein MKKVNGHEVIQLFEQFSPKAFAMEGDKIGLQIGALNQPVENVLIALDVTEEVVEEAITKNVQLIIAHHPPIFRPLKKIATDTPAGRMIARLIKHDIAVYAAHTNLDVAKGGVNDLLAEALGLKDPQVLVPTYEDQLKKLVVFVPEENAEQIREALGNAGAGAIGDYRHCSFTASGKGRFLPGENTNPHIGEQGKLEAVNEVRIETVFPQSIEKKVIQAMIKAHPYEEVAYDVYRLENSGEQLGLGRIGKVEETTLGDYANFVKEALGVNKVRVVGDLNAKVKKAAVLGGDGNKYFTQAKFRGADVYITGDIYYHTAHDALMDGLNMIDPGHNVEKIMKKGTASVMERLCKEKGYDVQFLASEIDTDPFTFI
- a CDS encoding tRNA (adenine(22)-N(1))-methyltransferase TrmK; the protein is MNAEKLSDRLNAVANNIPQGARLADIGSDHAYLPCYVVKKGAVPKAIAGEVANGPFQSALEQVREENLTDWITVRKGDGLEVIDPGEVDCITIAGMGGTLISSILEKGKSKLEGVTRLVLQPNVGSFAVRRWLIDNGWELVEEEILKEDGKIYEILVAEKGEPLKAYQGFNLENGILFGPILLREKSAIFMEKWNAEIKNWQRILKQLDEAVQNEETESKKRELEKKLKMAEEAFQ